The DNA sequence ATTCACAAAGCTAGAACAATATGAAATCATCATTCAAAACTTCCACCGGGAAAATGCCAATAACTTGGAAATTATTGGTTATGTTTAATGTTGAGATCCCGCATTGACTAAAGATGTGACCAATTATAACCACATTAATGGGTGTAGGATATCAAAATTTAACCATATCTTTAAGATTAGATGATTGAGTAGTGAGAATTTTGAGTGTCTTTGACACCATTCGTAACTCTTATTTTATATCACTGTCACTTGCCTATTATGCAGGTACTGGATGATCTACATACTATTTGGGACTGGATTTTGATAGAGAAACTTCATATTCCTCGCAATGAAAGAAATATGTATTCTGCTGTTCTTGTGATGCCAGAAACATTTGACAATCGTGGTATTTGGCAATCAGTTCGTTTAAACTGTGATAAATACTTGTCCTATATTTATTTGCATGTGCTTTTAGAATTCTTATTTTCCCACGCTTGATATAGTCATTTTATGTTTCTGTCCTTGCCACAAGCAGAAATAAAGGAAATTATATCTTTGGTGTTGCGAGAACTCTGCTTTGGCTCTGCAGTGGTACACCAGGTGTGATCTTCTATCTTGCTGTTATACCTTCTTATGATGATTGCAGGTATAAATGACTATTAATATATGAGATGATACACATTCATCATCGTGGTTATAGCTGTTTTGTTGCTGCTCTTGATAATATTATAACCTTATTTCTGCGGTTTTTCCAACTCCCTTGACTATTACAGATGGATACATACTGGTATCATTAGCAAGTCTCATTCTTGAGGAGTGGGTTCAATCCCTCAAGATTGGATCTAAGTATGTTGGTTATGAAAATTGAGGGAAATGAACAAATGTGTATTGAGCAAAGCAGTTCAGTTATTTCCCTTAAGTTTGGTGTTTTCATGGTCATAGATTTGGTTCATACTTTCCAAATAAAACCAAGTCTTACTGTTGGAAGTTGTTGCAGACAACTTTGTTCAAATTTCCGTAGTCTCAAACTTTTTTCTCTTGGTTTACAAATCTCTATGCTATAATGGTCACGATATCTTTAATCTACATAAGGGATCATGATTTTGATGGATTATGAAATTCATTTATAGAACGGGGTTGGTGGAGATCAAACAATACATCATCTGATCAAATTGGAAGTGAACCCTTTGTCAGGATTTCTTAATTAGCttctaaaaatttcataaggTGTTATTTGACTTGACCAGGAAGGTATTGCAGCAGTTTTTGGAAATGGATTATCAACAGCATGTGTTGTGAATATTGGTGCTCAGGTGACATCACTTATATGCATTGAGGTAaatgaaacttattttattattaaacatatcttattttaacttatttggGAGTTTTCTATTAGGATATCTTGGAAGATGGAATAACTAAATGATGTATAACATTTGCCGAGCACAAATCTGAAAGTTGtatttatgaattaattaatatttctatGATCCACTACTCTTAACAGCAGAAAGTTTGGAACTAGATTAACAAAAGCACTGTATGTAGATCAACATATCACTGTATATTTATTCAGCATCACTTGATAGTAGATTAATTACAACAGAAAATGTATGTAGGCTCCTGAAGTTTACTTCATTTTGAAGTAACTACCCTGAATTTGTAAATTTGCTAATCTGGAAAATTGTGTTCAGTTCAGTTGGTGTATCATCATTGGTAATGTAAATAACAATTACTTTTCTgctattcttcaatttttgaaagaggtccttattttctaaaattacaCTCTTGGTGACATTAAAGTTAAAATCAAATCACTAGGTTGCTTTCATGTGTTAATTAATATGACAATAACCAAACCATTTGAGTAAGTGAGTTTATGCCTAATTCAACCTCACAAAAAAGTGTGGTTTGCAACCtacttatattatatatatatatatatatatatatatatatatatatatattatcatttggCTATATCTCTAGATGATGTGAGATCTCCAATACAACTCTCACAATATTAATGTTTTCCCTCACTTATATGGGCTTTTCTTCTCCTGAAAAGTAGAAGCTCTTCCAAATGGCTTATATAGAAActctatttttggtattttgttAATAAGGAATGAGAAGCTTGGAAAATGTTAGGTCAAACACTACGTAGAGGGGATAGTCTGTGGATCAAATTATGCTCCATGCTGCTATCTTGGATTAGTAACTCTGGTCAGtgatataacaaaaaaaaaattccactGTGAGGTTGCCTTTAAATCTTATGTTGGCCGTGGTAAACATAAGAACTAAATATTGTTGATTGTGATGTttgttttaatgatttaaactttTTGCTGGTTACTGGATTTACTTTATCATTTCAATAAAACAACTTATATGGTAAAGTAGCTTCTCGGGCGACTTTGACACTTGTAGTTATTCTGAATATCATTTTGTTATTGGTCACATATACCAACTTTAACTTGTTTATTGGCTTGTGTATATTATTATGTTAACTGTCAATTTGAGTTCTTTTCACATTTGATGGTAGTTCAGATTGTTATGAAAAACAACAAGTCATTAATTCTCACATTTAAATTCTTCTCTTGTTGAATAGGACGGAGGTGCTCTACCTTCAACTGGAAAGACTTTACCTTTTGGTGGTGAGGTACAAAAGTAGTTCCATGCTTCTACCCATTactgatgttttaaaataatccaAAACTTGGAAAATATTCACTTACCAGCATGCTTGATatactaatttttgtttttctgacTCTAGTTTTTCTTTGCTTATTTAGCAACAATGTTTCACAtgtagggatgacaaaaatatttgtgtccatgggtatccgtggataaaatCCGCGGCGGATAATTGATATTCGTGAATATTTATTATCCGCGAATAGTGTgtattttaatacccgtttATAAATGGGTTGGGTGCGTACTTTGCCACAACCACAACCTTCTAAAACTGGAGCCACGACACCACAAAAACTAGTAGTGACTTGAGCTTTTCCATCTTGGATTTGAACATTGGTGTCATTGCACAAGAAGTTTCTTGATCATTTTGTGAAGCATAATTGGGTATTGTTGCTTGAGTCAGATTAAGAGAAATGGAATCAAGAACAAACTTCTTGCTGCACTTTTGAAGACATGACTCGTATGCAAGAAGAGCTTCAACTTCCTCAATAGAAAGAGGTCCAAACTTACTTTCAATAATAGATTCATAGTCTTAGATAAACCTTCAAGAATCACATCAATGTGTTGTTGAAGAGAAACATGGTCACCCACAAAGGCAAGATAGTCAACCAATGCTTTAGTCTGTAGGAGAAATTCCGAACTATTCTCAAGAGTAATGGAATGTAGTTTAGTGCAAGGTGGCACACTCCAGCTGTCTCATCTGTTTATAAAAGTACTCATGCACTTTATCCCAAATCTGATAGAAAGAATTGTGATAACATAGACTTAACCATGTCAATAGCATTTGATTTTGTTCCTATTGTTCCTAGGCACCATACGCTAGATTGATTTTTCAAGCAGCACGATCTGCTTCACAAAGAAAGAAACGGAGGTGGAATAGATAACTTATCTAcagtattttgaaaatgatgtcaTTTGATGCATGGTTCCATCTGTTGCAGCCAGAGCAAGAAGTTGGAATCATCTAGTTTCTCTGAAATTTTTATGAGGGCAGCAGATTAAGGTGAAATAGAGGAAGATTTTTAGCCATTAAGGATCTTTAGTCTCTTAATACCATACTAGAGTATAGACAGAAAGAGAGAAGAGGAGGAAGCAAGAAACATAGAGGCTAATTTTGTATTACTAATAACAGATTACAGGAGCTCTCTTTGTATAGAGTAAAGAGAAGGACACAACTTTCAAGACCTAACTAACAGAAACAAAACAGCGTAACAACCATAACAGAAAACTTTCCAACGCAGCTAAAGAAAGCCGTGCTTGCAATGTATACTGATTCTCCGTTATGTAATAAATATGTTGCCATTTTCAATTTGCTTCTTTTTATGaagattttaatattataattctttgaattatgtagtgacatttttttttctccaaattttgtatatttttggtAGTTTTTCATGTCATTATATAAATTACAACTTCATACTTTCAGGATATAACAAGGGGCCTTCTCTGGACCCAAAGACATCACCAGACTTGGCCACAAATTCGTACAGATGTTTTCAGAAAGCCTGTAGATCTGTTAATGTTAAATCAACTGAAAGAAACATATTGTGAAATCAAGGTGAGTTGTACTACTTCTCATTTTGCTTAGTTTGCAGTCGTCAGCCTGAGTATTTTAGAGCCCAGCCTTATTGAGTACGAATTTgacttttaatttgaaaattagttGCAGCATAATTGTGGCCATGTTCATCATATGTTTATCATGTTTCTAAATAACTTGaatatgaaaattctttaaataaaacaagTGAGACTCTCTTTATGTGTCATGTGTGGCACCGCAGGTTGCATTTCAGCCCTAAACATCATTCTTATAGAAAAGGACACGTGATGTACATGAAATTCTGAGAGTAATTTgctattaaaaatacttttgttGTGTTTATTATTGTTGGTAATGAGAAGGTTTATAGACTTGCTACTCCTCTTTGGTTTTCACTTGCTTCCAAACTTGGACCCTTTCTTTAATTATCTGGTGTCCTGTCTGTAGGAAGAGGAACATGATGCTGTTGCAGTAGTTCATTCATATGAGGACAAAGGCCCACCTATGTCTCACAAGATAAGGCTTACTGCTCTTAATGTATGTATccaacatttatttttgttttacccTCACTTTTAATTTGAACAATGCTATGACTGTGAAGTGATGTTGATTATTGCTTAGGTCCCTCCTATGGGATTGTTCTATCCAAAGCTTTTAGTTCCTGATGTGTATCCTCCTCCTCCTCGCACTTGGTTAGTGGATTCAAGAAATTATTTCGGTGCTGTTAGCATGTTTGTGAACAATTAATCTTATTGGTTTCCTTGACCAGGTTTCATGACTATGAGGATATGCTTGAAGATACATGGCATATTGATTTTTCCCGGAGGTCTGACATGTCAGATACCTTCTATCCCAATGTTAATGGAGGATTACCAATGTGGGAAAGCTATCCCATTTTTTCAGCTAAgccaaaaaaagaagaaaaagtggGCCTCGCAGAGGCTATTACTAACTGCATTCTCTCAACTGGTAATTTTTTGtcccttttttttcattttttatgcataaatttGAAGCTTGTTTAACTGGTCAGTACCATGTCACAGGTCGCATAGACATCCagagaaaattattttgtagCATACAATTGGTGAGTTTTACATGTTGAGCTTGGTGTATAATTGTCTTGATATTACATACTGATTGATAGGAGCTGACATATTTATTTGGAATAGACTGGCGGCGTGGCTTTAACAAGTGGTTTAGTTGCAGCAGTTGAAGAAAGGTTTGTTCCAAATTTCATTGACCTTACCATGTTAACCTACCCGGCTATAAGCTAATTGGCTGATACTGATGTTTGGAATGATAATtcaatgtattgttttatattagagaaaaaggaaaactaGTCAATGAGGATTGGCTCAATTGGTGTGATATTGTAGATGTATTAAGTACATCTTTTCCTTCTTGatgtaattatattttgcatgaaaacaaaatctcttttattataatgattgtattattttttagtttattcataattttaatgaGATTTGCCTACTTTTGGAACTGTTTCTTCTTTCCTCGTCCTGTTTTACATTATCCGTATCTTTTAATACTTTTTCTCTTACAGCACTGTACTGTTAGCAGTGCCCATCATTTTGTTTTTCCCTCGACCTGCTTTAACATcattaattctatttttcatttgaatttcaACACCCTAGTGCGATGcatgattatttaattatgtcatGATATTAATGGGATGAATCACTATTCTTATGTCTCAGAGTTTTACACGCCATCCCTCCAAATGAAGCAATTGATACTGTGGAGGTTAGTTTACTATCATACGATCTAATGCTTATTTTTTAGTTGTTTGTActttaaattatacattatatatgtATCCAAATCTTTTCCAAGTGGTCATTAACAATAAAGGTTTGGCTACTATAAAGAATGGTTATTAAATTACCATGGTTTGACCTCTATGCAACCAAGGTCAGACTATTGAattattatgtaaaatttaatatatgttttgctttctttatataattatttttgtatataatcTTATGTAACATTTGTACATGACTCTCAAGGTTCTACAATCAAGGACAAATCCGACGTTTGTGTCTTGGAAAGGCGGGGTGGTATGAATTTCTTCTCGGTTGATTTTTCAATTGTTCTTGTCATTGTTTTCCAATTCtacttttgaaatatttgttcaTTGCTATTTGTATATAGCCTTAAATTATTGTAGACAGAACTTTGTTAATTATTTAGCTTTGGAAGTCATTATATCATTATAATGTAATAGGGAAACGGAGAGTGAGTTTAGCATAAGCTAACAGTATtcattttataactatttatcGTTTTACATatgtaaattatcattatttttttagaaataaaattatcactTTCATgtacataataataaatttctgTACATCAAGTTGGTACTTGGTTGGAAATATTCAAGGTGGGATTTTACATGACCTCTGGGATGGAAGTTAGagtttatttattgtgttaaCATAGGTGATAGTTAGTGGTCATATTCTGTGTTAACATAGATAGTAGGTAGTGGTCATATACTTTGTGTTAACACATCTTACATATGGCTTTGCAGATTCTTGGAGTACTTGATTTGGGTAGGGATGCATGGATAAGCAGGGAGGATTGGATTCACAATGGTATTCATGTGGGAAGTAGCAAGAAATACAAAGATTCCTATTATCTTCAAGCTCAAGCGATGTGTTATATGAATTCTTAACCATTGAAGACACTCAGAAATAACTATACAAAAGAATGTTTGATAAAATGATTTTAGTTGATTTTAGTATAATCTACTGTTAATTCAAATGTTCGACATTTGCTATAAGTTTAAATTGTAGTTTGTATAGATTGAAATTATCTGATATggttaatttatatattcaaatataagaagaaatacGTTGTAAAGTATAATGAAACCTATAATAGAACATACAGTTGAAGTCCCACATCGGAAAAACAAGGAGAAGGGGTTGAGGCTTcttgttataaataaaagtgaatgttacatttaaaatatcaaaaaggGTCGGTTGGCTAATTATGCCACGTTCGCCCTAGATAGGTGAATGCTGTATGGCTATCAAGACATATGGCCGACATAATTTATGGAACCTGGAAGGGTTGGCTTCTTTGGCCGACcctctaatttaatttaaaattttaattattataaataatttgtaaattagatttatataatgtttttaattttttaaaattaagttgtCTTTAATTATGAAGTTTTGTCATATAATTTatggtattataattttaatttgcaaattcaaatttatcccttaatattttatctaataatCTATTTATAAGATGCCTCATAATCTTACAACATTGTAAAATGACAccaattaaaatatacatttgttttattcaataatttatttatttgatgcctcataatataacattttaaaatgatttatttataaGATGCCTCATAATATAACATTGTAAAATGACTTGGATGGTTTAGATTCAAAGATTATCAAAGTAGTATTCTCAGCTTTGCCAATATTCACTCCATTGTTCCATTTTCTTTGTCATTGTTTTTCTATCCAACAACATGGGTGACCACTTCTGATTATTCATGTTGTTTTGGCTAACTATTCAATCAACAACTACAGTGCTTTCTATAGTAGTCAAATATCACTTTACCTGATGGCTTTCATCTCTAACACTACTTCTGAGTTGTGGTGGTGGGTCCAACTTCTAGAAAACATCTTTTTATCATAAATCCaattatcacattttttttcttctaattaagTATTTAAGGTAGTACTAATTACTCTGGTAATATAGCTTTAGAGATTATgggagaaaaatttattatatttcaaagtTTATTAGGGTATGTTACAAGTTTCCAAAATTCTTTTAAGGACAGCCTACCATATCATGGGAGTTTTTCTAAAAGTATTTGttaaataaagaatttttttttataaattaaaattaatttatacaaactaataaaattatattattgtgagtttctttaaaatctaattcccataattttattttaagaaaaatctctttttttctcttttcttataaataattttaaattttggtcTAGGCACATGTACAAGAAATTAATATTGATCTAGTTTAGATCTATTTTTTGCTTAacttgtaatatatatatatatatatatatatatatatatatatatatatatatatatatatatatatatatatatatatatatatatatattttgcttAAATTAAAACTACAAATATCAAAGTCATTTAAACAATATAGGTAAATAGAagaattttgtttctttaataaCTCACTTAACATCGTTAAAATACCCTAAGTAAATTGTgctcaataaatataaattagtatttgtCGGAAATTAATGAGTTTAAATATCATAttgaataaatatgaaaaattagaGTAACCAAATAGaacaaactctttcaaaagctAATCACTAACAAGTCTAATATCAAAAAATAACCCAAACACAAATTAAAAGGAATCTATTgacgaaaataaaaattctcaactacccaaatgaaaaaaaaaatgtgagtcATCCATAGACttttaaaaaaaggaaacatattataaaataaatgtaaatttcttctcataattaaattgaataaaattactCTCAATCTTAGatgtaatataaaagaaatgagaaaaatatgttagaagttcgtttcttaatataatatcagAATTGTTGTCAgagttttttttagaaaattgtgtaatttataatttgtcaGATCTATTGTTTTCTCCAGTGTCATATTACTATATGACCAATCATTAATGTCTAATTTCATACATAATATGTATATACTTCGACGTGATAAAATGTGTTAGAAGACTCATATCGATCAGATAAAGTCAATTCACATTGCAAATCTAATCTTACAAAGTGAATAAAATTACTCTTGAAATTAGAtacaatataaaagaaataaaaaaatatgtctttatattattattcaattataaattgataAACGTAATAAGTGAGTTTATTTctgtaaaacaatttttaatttagcaTCTATcactttttatcaattaattatataataaacttttacATTTGTACGTAAAAGTTGAACTCGttgtttaatagtttaattAGAAATCTATGATGGTTTACAATGGGTGAAAATCTATGCACCTATTACTTTCCTacttttgttaattaatttgaaCAAACTAAACCTGGTTTAAGATGAGATAACTTAAATTCCTATAccaatgattaaaaaaaatatcttagatgaattaatatgattttgatATCTGTTGTTCCATAAGCgcaacatgaaaataaaatgtacttTCATCATCTATTGTAGATGTGACAAAGCTTTATTCAACGAACTTAGTTGCTAATTTgactgaaatttaaaatatttcagtccaaattattaaatttaaatatttaataaaatgaatagttAAACGTAATGTTTACATCTACTCTACTTTTAGATATTTCtaattactttttgtttttaaaatttatttattcttcaattgttgtttttatgaagaaaatattttatgaaaaattaaaataaatataacatttaaaataaataatataatattttcagaaATATTGAAGAGAATTTATGGTAGTTGGAAAGatgaataatttgaatattttttgtatagAAATTGGAAAAGTGGAAAAGTAACTATCTTCTTTAGTAGggttgtttcttttttaaattttaatagatCTATTCttgaaaacataaattttcaaataattaatttataagaattGAAGCTCAAGAAAAAAAGGTTGATGTTGTTTTTGggatgatatttttaaattatgcttCGAGAATAATGTTTCCataaaaacatttattgaaaatgtaattttataacATGAACCAACACCCTCAACTGAATCCAGTAACAATATACCAGTGCTTGATTTGTGTTGGTTATCTGCGCAATAAGTCTGTGACACGTGGATTTTGTGAGTAGAAGGTATATAATTGACCACGCCACCTACACCTTAGCCGTTGGATTGAAAACGATTTCTGACCATTGGATTTGCAATTagtttatttcttgtttttaaggTCTCCAACTTCTTACAAATGTCTTCAAAACCCTCCGACAAATTTTCTTGTAGACTTTCTCGGTCATAAAATCTAGTTTATATGATTCATTCAGCATCCGGATTAAAATAATCTCATACACATATTCATATTCCACCATTCCTTTAactattaaaaagaattatatttattactcTCTGGATTAGCTAAATAATTATATCAGtaaatgtattttatgaattgcgaaagtattttaaaatatagtttttgtcCTTACCCCATGGCAGGGGTTAACCAGATATATTCCTCCTGCACATCAAATCATATGTTCTGAAAATTCCCATCACTACCTTTTCTCTACAATATCTAGCCTGTTAccaaaaggagaaagaagaagagaaatttttttgataaagtaaaataaatttagaaatgatAATGAGAGATTAATTAATGGAAGATGGAGGGATTAGAGTGATAGAATGAGAGATTAAGAGGaaagagtgagggttttggctTGTAGTGATGATGTGATTTGAGAGGGACCTAATAAGTGGGATTATTGTGtgataataatagaaaaacgtcaaaagaaaagaaacaaaagaggCATTATTTTTGTGTATTGATGTGTCTATCTTCCCCTCTACCTCTCTCATGTCttagattataataatatcattcaATTCATTATTCTGTGTGGTGTCTATCATTCAACCTTTGACTCTCATCTACTTTTTCCTCCTTTCCACATCTTCCAATCAAATGCCAAAACAACTCTCTTCCTCACAACCATGTCCACCACCACttgcattattttaatttaatataacatttaaattctatttattttcatactaatatttgaatatttatatgatattgAATTTGAAATGGAAGAAGgatttatgaagaaaaagatgaaatacTGAAAGTAGAAGGATGCTATATTAAGTAAATGAAACCCGTAAAAGGGAATAGTGAGCCAGCTAGCCAGCCAGCGTAGCCGAACCGAGCCGAGCTGTATGACAGATAGGTGGACCCCACTTTCATGACCCTTTCACTTCCCAACGTGTGTGTCTGCACTCTCttcctttatttctttattacatatataaaaaaaaaaaaccagcaCAATTTGCATTCCATCTTCAACATAATCACTCTTCTCTTCTGTTCTCGTTTCTTCTCTGGTGTTCCAATGTCAAATCCCCAGACAAACAATAACCGCCACCAGCCCAGCCGCCTGCAGCGGCGGGCCCCCTCCTCCCTCCAAATCAACCGGCCACTCAAGTGGAACGTCGCCATCCCCCTCCTCTCGCCCCTCGCCTCCTCGCCGCCGCCGCTCGAGGTTAAGCCGCCGCAAGAGGCGCCGCAGCACGAGCCGGAGAAGGTGAGCGTGTCCTTCAAGAAGTGGCAGCACCCGGCGGCTCCCTTCTGTTACGAGCCGGCGCCGATGGTCCCTCCCTTTGTTCCCGTGTAGATAGAAACAAAAGGAAGAGATAGCAGAAGGTTGCTGTTAATGGTCCATAATTAGAGAGAATTATGATCTAACGCTGTATTttaatattcttcttttttcttcggGGGAAGCCTTTGCCTCGTTTTTGCACGCCGGGGATATCACCAATTCATCAACACACACCCTGCGTGTTTcttccctttttttctttttttctttttttcagctTTTCCCTGTTTTTATTTTGCCTTTATATGCTGggactttaattaaaattactcCATAGGAACAcatctctctctttttcccttCTTAATGTTCAGTTTTTGCACAATCTGTTTCTGTTATTCGTTTGTACGAATTATTCCAACAATAAGGAAACAATTAACGTAATCTTTAATCTTTAATGTTTTTCTTATCCGATGCCTCGGATGTTGTGTTGTTGTGGATGatacaccaccaccaccaccagtCTGTGGAATCCTATATTGATTTCTTGAATGGATTTTTGTGTGCGTTCGAGCGGCTCAAGGTTTCAACTTCCAACACAATGGAATCAAATCACTCCTGTGCTGGTCTTTCCGACACGCTCAATtttttagtgtttaattttgcGGTGAAATGTTGTTAAATAGGTACtgaattgaattatatatatatatatgaaaaaatcaataatgaaaATTGAATCTTAATGTTTAGTGGGAGGAGTCAAGGATGCGTCCTTGATTGTATGCCCCACAATTGACGATTTTTATTCTGGTTGTCTTTCCTGAGCGCGGTGTTCCAGATTGATCTTGGAACTAGTACTGCTGaaatttgaagtaaaaaatGTAGATGAATATGCATCCCAAAAGTAAAGAAGTTGAAGGTTGTCTGATTCACAACgtaaaaataagaattagttaatttttatttaacgtgattttttttattttataattgattttaaaaaaaaaaatctaccttaaaatatcaattataattaattttacgttattttaatgtataacCAAACACGCACCACGTTGATGCATCACCAAATACGCAGGGTGGTTTATGCGTGAGAATGAATAGAATGAGATTTGGCAGTAACAATGGCAATAGACAGTGTTGATGTGATGTTGATTGTATGCAAACAGCACATGTGGTGTTTCCGACATCTATGATTCAACAACTATCCAACCCACATGTCCACAAGATTGCTATTCCTAAATAATTCTTCCTTCTGTCACCAAAATCACAACTGTTTGCCCTCATTTTACAGATTCACCTTTTTCCCCTGTTTTTCAGTAATCAAAGTTTAGGTGAGTTTGGTTTTCGCAACTCACCAAATTTAAAACATGTCTATTTAATATGTCTAAGCCTAAGAAAGTTTGAGAATTacatatcaacaatatttaaatttaagttaacAGAATATTTCGAAAATATGTTCAACTTtgtttacattttcttttttgaaacgTGACTTACACATATTCTcctaaaatatgattttattaaaatttatgacaatgatgaaCACGTATAATAAGATGATTCATTCTGGGAACGCAATATGCTTCCTGTGTGTAAAAGTTGACGCACTTTTTTATACACTGCAATATGTGTGAAGTGAGATAATGttaattaaacaatatttattcttagttttaatgaaaaaaaaaaacttctgcAAATAAATCTGTGTCAATTAATATAGTGTGGGTGAGTATCTATTtagattaaaa is a window from the Vigna unguiculata cultivar IT97K-499-35 chromosome 7, ASM411807v1, whole genome shotgun sequence genome containing:
- the LOC114189915 gene encoding actin-related protein 9, with protein sequence MDYLKSALPSQIISERGSNLVVINPGSANIRIGLASQDTPFNIPHCIARHTKQTEGNVIDQMLNSHVVPEQHKEREKAYNTIASLLKIPFLDEEAPSNSVPRKMGRVDGHNPHIIRKNLPFTWTNVIEEAIDSSVSLETSSKGENGESSDPKEGTDSKDINASERKFKEFICGDEALRISPTEPYCICRPIRRGHLNISQHYSMQQVLDDLHTIWDWILIEKLHIPRNERNMYSAVLVMPETFDNREIKEIISLVLRELCFGSAVVHQEGIAAVFGNGLSTACVVNIGAQVTSLICIEDGGALPSTGKTLPFGGEDITRGLLWTQRHHQTWPQIRTDVFRKPVDLLMLNQLKETYCEIKEEEHDAVAVVHSYEDKGPPMSHKIRLTALNVPPMGLFYPKLLVPDVYPPPPRTWFHDYEDMLEDTWHIDFSRRSDMSDTFYPNVNGGLPMWESYPIFSAKPKKEEKVGLAEAITNCILSTGRIDIQRKLFCSIQLTGGVALTSGLVAAVEERVLHAIPPNEAIDTVEVLQSRTNPTFVSWKGGVILGVLDLGRDAWISREDWIHNGIHVGSSKKYKDSYYLQAQAMCYMNS